The genomic DNA GTAGTGCTTGTTGTGGAAACACTGCCCGCAACGGGGCTGCCTCCACCGGAAAGGGAAAAGGTGCTCGTTGTAATTGTGGACTGATCCATGTCTTCTGAAAACGTGACGTTTACGGTACTGTTCAAGGCCACGTTCGTATCTCCATCGGAAGGGCTTGTGGCCGTTACCGTGGGATTGGTCGTCTCTATCCCGACGCTCCCGTCCTTTGGGGATGCAAAGGTGAAGTTAAACTGGGCAAGGGTTCCGGTAACCCCGAAATTGTTCTGCCCGGTGGTAATTGTTGCGCTCGTATCCTCAGTGCTGTTCACATATGCCGCCAGGGACGCAATTGTGGCGCCTGATCCGAAGATGCTTGAAACGCTCGCGTCCGGGAAGAATATATTGATGTCTCTCTGTTCCCCCGATGGCCCATATACCGTCAGACCGCATTTTGCAGTCGTTGTCCCGGAGGTCCCCCCGATATTGGAAGTAGCAGCATTGGAATCAAAACCGGGAAGCAAAGAAAAGATATCTCCCGGCCAATGGTTGGTCTGCCCGATAATCCTCAAGGGATCATTCCCGAAGGTGGTGGTGTTGGTAAAAATCATCAGGCCCGCAATAGACTGAAACGCCTCGCCTGCCTCATTGGTCGTTCCCGTGGTAGTGGTGCTAACGGTCAGGATGCTCGTACCCGAATTATATGTAACCGTTGGGATGCTCCCGCCAAGGACACTCACCAAATGGGGAGGTTCTCCGTTCATGTCTACCGTGAAAGTAACCGTGGTTCCCGAGGGGACGGCCCTGTTAGCATCAACGTTTACCTTGTTTACTGGACCCGTCGTGCCCGAGAAGACGGTGGAATTGGCGTTAGTGGGGCAATTAACAGTAAGGTTGCTCAATTCGGTGAGGATTTGCGGGGAAACGGCGCTTACGGAGAACAACATTTGGCCGTATCCCGAACTGTCGCCGAACATATCCGCGGCCGCAGGGGTTATGCTCGGAGGATCGGAACTTGCAGGAGGATCGATCGCCGAAACGGATGTGCCCGACGTTGAACCGGGATTTATCCAGATCCCGTTTCCGCTCTTGTCATTGTCAAAAACAACGGCATAAGTGTCCACATTAACTGCGGCCCCCAGATCAACACGGATAACCCTAGGAGCGGCAATGCATTGGGACATTGAAACAAAAAACACGAGCAGCGAAAAAATGGCGGTCCGCACGGTTAAGCACATAAAAACTCCTCCTTTATTCCATCATGTGCACCTTAAAAAACACATTCACAGGCGCCAAGAATCTGAAAACCCCTTTCACCGCACCCAGGGCAAAAACATGCATTTACGCCGATCCAAAGATATGTAATCTAGTACAAATTCACAGAAAAGTAAAGGAGGGCCAGCGCCCGGGAACAGCCCATAACCCTCCCCGGCTGCCGGGGAAATTTGACATTCCCTTGAGGTTACTTATAATGATCTGGGTAAGAGCCTGTCAATGGAAAACAAACCCCGATGAAGAGGGAAAACATGACAAATCCGAGCCTTAAGGAAGAAGAAGGCATGCATTATGAAGGGAACTGCATCCGGCCGCCCAGCGAGGCTTACAGCATCCTGCTACAGGTCACGGTCGGATGTTCCCACAACAAGTGCATCTTTTGCGGAACATACAAGGACAAGCGGTTCAGGATCAAGGACAACGAAATGATCCTGAAGGATATCCTTTTTGCATCCAAGTACATGCGCCGCCAGGACAGGGTCTTTCTCATGGACGGCGACGCTCTCATCATCCCCCAAAAGAGGCTCCTGTGGATCCTTGACCGAATCAACGAGCATCTCCCCTGGGTGCGGCGCGTCGGGGCTTACGCCAATGTGAAGGGCATCAAGATGAAGACCCCTGAAGAACTGAAGGAACTCAAGGCCAGGGGTCTGGGGATCCTCTACCTCGGCGTGGAGACCGGGGACGACGAGCTCCGGAAGAGGATCCGCAAGGGATCCTCGGCACAGACTTGCATCGAGATGGGCCGGAAGGTGAAAGAAGCCGGCATGAAGCTTTCCGTTACGGTTTTGCTGGGGATAGGCGGGCGCGAAGGATCACTGAAACACGCCCGGGCCACCGGAGAGCTCTTGAGCGCCATGGATCCCGACTACGTCGGGGCCTTGACGGTGATGCTTTACCCCGGAACCCAGCTTTATGATGAATTCCGCAGGGGTGAGTTCGTGCTGCCCGATGAACACGAACTCCTCTTAGAACTCAGGGAGATGATCGCCCATACCAATCTCACGAGGGGGCTTTTCTTTTCCAACCATGCCTCCAATTACCTTCCTGTAAAGGCCAGGCTACCCGGGGGAAAACAGGAGGCCCTGGACCTGATCGACCGCGCCCTTCGGGGGGAAATCGGCCTGAGACCGGAATGGATGCGGGCATTGTGAGAGAGTCCTTTCCGGCAATAAATCAGCCTGCAGTTACCCACTTCGCCGTGGATTC from Deltaproteobacteria bacterium includes the following:
- a CDS encoding Ig-like domain-containing protein — encoded protein: MCLTVRTAIFSLLVFFVSMSQCIAAPRVIRVDLGAAVNVDTYAVVFDNDKSGNGIWINPGSTSGTSVSAIDPPASSDPPSITPAAADMFGDSSGYGQMLFSVSAVSPQILTELSNLTVNCPTNANSTVFSGTTGPVNKVNVDANRAVPSGTTVTFTVDMNGEPPHLVSVLGGSIPTVTYNSGTSILTVSTTTTGTTNEAGEAFQSIAGLMIFTNTTTFGNDPLRIIGQTNHWPGDIFSLLPGFDSNAATSNIGGTSGTTTAKCGLTVYGPSGEQRDINIFFPDASVSSIFGSGATIASLAAYVNSTEDTSATITTGQNNFGVTGTLAQFNFTFASPKDGSVGIETTNPTVTATSPSDGDTNVALNSTVNVTFSEDMDQSTITTSTFSLSGGGSPVAGSVSTTSTTATFTPSANLQDNTTYTVTLTTGVKDLAGNALSGTCTWSFSTGGTVDTTAPTVSSVSPSNGAVTVGVDSSISVTFSESMRSSTINTNTFTLTYSGGTVSGTVTYSGKTATFTPSGNLAFDTQYTATITTGVKDEAGNPLGSNYSWVFTTDKDSDGDGVGDNIDVVPSDNTKASPESSTGTGKITVDVGINTRGTLSGVRAVSDTASEINQAGKPSGYTFTHGLVDFNINDLLNGEKVRVKLTYPSEIKWGSKLYKVGSDGFTEVDCNIVGNSVYYTVTDGGDNDADNTENGSIDDPVGIAEPDEDVPQSTESIGGCFLDSLLR
- a CDS encoding B12-binding domain-containing radical SAM protein, which encodes MHYEGNCIRPPSEAYSILLQVTVGCSHNKCIFCGTYKDKRFRIKDNEMILKDILFASKYMRRQDRVFLMDGDALIIPQKRLLWILDRINEHLPWVRRVGAYANVKGIKMKTPEELKELKARGLGILYLGVETGDDELRKRIRKGSSAQTCIEMGRKVKEAGMKLSVTVLLGIGGREGSLKHARATGELLSAMDPDYVGALTVMLYPGTQLYDEFRRGEFVLPDEHELLLELREMIAHTNLTRGLFFSNHASNYLPVKARLPGGKQEALDLIDRALRGEIGLRPEWMRAL